DNA from Vespa velutina chromosome 23, iVesVel2.1, whole genome shotgun sequence:
GTTTCTCTCAATCTTGCAAATATACCACGTACCTATGAGCCCCTACGTGCACAACCACAATTACATTTTCAAAACGTGCCTGCTACACCTATTGTTAATCCTTATCAAAACGTAAATTTGAATTCGAAAGCAGCCGAAGAGATACTCGACGATGTTGAGATTATTAAGAAGAAACCGAAACAACCACCTCGTAAATACGACGAAGACGAATTCGATGATGGTTCGTATTTGATTATGTtgacctttttctttttctttttctttttcttttttttttttcttttatttacacttacatttaattattaattttcttcgtattgatttacaaatagataaaaaggTCGAGGCTGAATACGGGCCAAATTACAACGACGAGGAAGTATACAGATCTAAAAATACGAAGGAACCATCCTTGGAAAATGATTTTGTTCCGTCTAAGTCATTTCCTTTCAAGGAATACAACGACAAATTTGGGAAAAATTTGAAGGAAAGTAATAAAGACGATGAGGATGATAGGCCGAGTACGGATAAATTTCAAAGTTACTCATCGTCTGAAAATGATGAAGATGGACATTCTTTCAAACATAACGATGATTATGAATCATCCGAGGATCGtcgtattaattatgaaaatgatgacgatgatgaagaTGGGAATGACAGATACGAGAATGAACGAGAACCGGAAGAGAATCGGAAAGAAGAATcaaataaaagcaaatattTTAGGATAGACTTTGACAAAGAGTTTGacgatttttacaaaaaaccattaacgaaaaatagtaagatatatattaatatttatttattataatttatagaaattgtGTGAATCAAAAGTTTCTGGTTGActtatgaaaatgaattttttctttgtcggattataaaactacaaaatatttttaagaaagtGTAAATCGTCTAGAAACTTTTCAttcatcctttatatataataataataataataataataatttttaattaattattataattattatttgcagAATATATTAACACGAAAGAAGTACCAGAAGTGAAACATCAAAAGAACGGATTCAATAGTTACAAAGAAGAATCCaacgatgaagaaaataatcatccattcaattataatcgaaagaagaattatcgaaatttagctgatacaagaaaaagatcaactgaaattttatcaaatgcCAATCCTATTGGAAGAGAATTGACGAGTAATTACGGTGGATTTTACGTTCCGAATTTAGTTAATAGTAAAATTCGAACACTCAGCAACGAGAAAGTATTTCGCGATTTAACAGGAAtctaatagagaaaaaagtaatatcaattaatagtaataaaaaaaataattttatacttttaagTTTACACATATGTTAGATTAAATTGTCTCGACTCGTTTCTACGatgtatcataattatatagagatatatattatgatagatatacattttttctttttttttttctgctttcttttttttttttttatacgatagacactatcgctctctctctctctctctctctcgctctctctctctctctctctctctctctctctctctctctctatcttctctctatcatcttgttcgtaataatttatcgtcTTTATATACAACGTCCATAAGATAAGAGAATAGTGTAGAGCGGTGAGAGGAATATTACCTGATATTCGTCAACGTCATTCTCACGAGGAAACAACATCAAATAATAGAGACAAGCGAAATGCATTTTAGAAATGTTTCTCCAtcttatcgattaaataaaatctctaTAACAAAGTACAAAATATACCCTGTACTCTGCCGGAAATATCTTCAAGTTTACTTCTATCGAGATGATTTCCTGAATTCGATGATACTAGATAATAATCTGGAATCACTGACTTCCAGGTTATAAGTGGTCTCGTAGACGGTGATAGTACATAGCAAAGGAATCGAGAGAGGAGAGGTGTTATTTAGACAATGAAAGCTTGTAATTGTAACCGCGTATCATCGAGAGTTACCTTTTATGTTGActtaatcgttttaattaatattgttattacgttGTTTATGCGTTCAAACATTCTCCCATCGATTTCGAACTCGTATATATACGAGGGATTTGATCAGAAAGGTATCAGTTCTTGCAACAGCATCCTAACAAGATGAAGGCCATCtcaacggtaataaaaatcattacttTATCTTATGATTTTGATCATTCatattgattttttcattttttttttcacttcaatttatcgaaaatatttttttatcgatttttttttatttagatcgTTATTGTATTCACGTTGGCTATTGCCACGGAATCAATGTTAAACACGAAAAAACAGAAACGTGGCGTAGCACTTTTTGGTCCACCCGGTTACGACGTTTTCGGTGTTGTGCCAGCTTATGGTACCACTTCTTGGGCACCAACCGGTTTCGGCAATGTTCCATGGAATACCCCATCCTCTCCTGACATTGCTCTTGCACAAGTTCAAGCACAAGCGACTCACAACGTGGCCTTGCAAgtacgaattttttattagattaaaaaaaaaaaaaaaaaagaagaagaagaagaaagaaaacgttgtataaaagaagaatgtgtactatttgaaaataatattatatttttcatagacTCTAAAGGATCCATCACCTGGAACACCAAGTATTGCTTATCCACCGGAAGTCATGAAAGCTATACAGCAGGCTAAAGAAGCTAATCATAACGTGTTCATGGCTCAACAAAGAGTGGCAGAGGCTAAAGAAGTTGCAGTGGTCCAACAAAAGATTGCACTTGGCAAAGAAGCTGCTGCGAGGGAAGCGGCTTTGaggttaattaatttttgagaaaaaaattcagagatacatacagaaagagagagagagaaagagagaacgaacgatcTGAAATGTTGTTccatttacttttcatttagATCGCAAGAAATTTCATCGCATGCTCAAGAAGAAGCCAGAGCGAGTGCTAAGCAATTAGTAGCTGCGCAGCAGAGACTGGCAACCTTGAAAGATGCCGTGGCCGCTGCACAACGGGTTGCAGCCGCAAGGGAAGCTGCCGCGGCTGCGGCCATTCAGAGAAATGCCGCTGATACTGCGGCAGAATTGAGAAAACAAGATGTTGATAAACAGATCTCCCAGAGTGAGCAAGAAGCTAAGGTAAAGATAATTATCTGATTGAAATGTTTTATCTAAATGtcataaatacgataaatgcgtgaacgaaatattattgataagtATAATCgactcatttctttttctttgtttttcttttcttaggaAAAAGATATTGTCGCGGCAAAGGAAAATGCTGTTGCAAATGCAGTAGAACACGCGGCATTTGAAAAACCTGTACACCATCCATGGGGTtgatgatataaaagaaaaatatggagCACTAAATCAAAAAtagcaaatttatatatacttcttgTTTATTGGTGATGGATGCTTGTTATATTCACTCATGTTTTGTATTTGTTATCAATATAGTTTGTTTGCAAAATacaatttcgtttttattcataattataatttattttaatatatatatatatatatatatatacatacattagaAATTTATCATCCTTTGATCAGAAAATGTTAATTGTTCGAAGGTAGAATAAGGTTACTGCCCCTCTAATCATACAAGCATAAGCCAATCGAAGTCATTGCTCTGAATATGATGTACTCTCTAGAATACCAGGATCCTTTCACTTGCTTCTTTCCTGATCATAcataattcttcctttttccatcACAGGAACTTCTCACGGAACCCGCCCAATAATAACATCCAAGAAACGGATGTAAAATCAATGTGTAGGAAGTTTTGattattaggaaaaaaaattctaacgaaCTGttgaataaaagattaattaaaaaattcgcTCGACGAAAAAGACAGCATGAatggatattatatatcgtggaaaatattttcaaagattttaatagatcattaaggaattattttccctgaaaacatattttatatttatatatcctttcGCTATTTCTTCCTCCGATAAGAAATCTTTATCTTCCAAGAAACAATTTAGAATCGCTTTCGTCATAACATCGACCCAGTTTTACtcgatgataattaaattttactgTCCTTTATGGATCTCGATCTTTTGTGCCAGTGGCTCttcgtgttaaaaaaaaaaaaaaaaaaaaaaaagaagaagaaggaaaaaacagaagaagaagaagaagaaaaaaaattacagaatgtttaattattaagcaACGAAATGAAAGATGAAAGTTAACAAGAAGAAAACTTCCATTCGgtgatgatataatataatcttggATTTATACTTAATACTTTAAAGTTAAATACTAGTCACATACATAACTTATTCATATACATGATCATGATTTTAATCGTTCAACATCCTAACCATCAAGAAGTAGAATTGTATCGCAAGAGATGGTTGCTACTATAACCAGACGTCATGCTCCTCCACCTTTCACGCCGAACCGGATAAAATACTTTCATCGGAGTCGCCtagcctttttttttctttctttcatttttttttctttttttccttttcttcatcctttttctatctcctgCGTTCTCCTTCACCCAATTTTATTTGCTTTCCTTTCGTATTGCGTGTTCTACTCTCACTGCACCAAGATTTAACCTGATTTCAGCATTATATGCTACTCCGTGACAAGTACGAAGAGCAAGAAAGGGTACTTTCATAAAACGTTTTTaaggaagaatatatttttgcaaTAATTCTCTATTATTTAAAGCAGCGGTTCTCCGATCGTATCAATTACTTTCAAATATGTATttgatttaaagaaaagaaaaacaaaacaaaaaaagaacaaaataaagaaacaaagattGTGACAAACGTTTCGCCTTGCGCACGTTCGAGATCACGGTCACGATTTAATCGAATCTGTTGGAcatttgtctttctctctctctctctctctctctcttttttgtctttcttttctttctttctttctttccttcctgattcttttttctttttcttgatctcACGTGAACCGTCTTTACGTTcgtagaaagaaacgaaggctTTCCTTCGAATCGCGATACGGTACGTTGGGATAGAACGAATGAAAGGGATGTCTGGATCGAAAAGGAAATCACTTTCATCGGCTTTGTGGCCGTAATAGATTTTGTTCTCTAGCACATGGGCGTTCACCGCGTTCACCGGTCGTTCACCATCACGTTCGTCGTACGGACGTTCGCTCTGCATTCAACGAGCATTCCTCGAAGGATCTGGTTGTTGAACGagcaaaagataatattactaaATAATTTTGCTAATCGTACACAAATTCCtcagaaatatttatacaaaatttatatgaactCTCTGTACcgaaattgataatttttattatctcatttCTTCTCGTTCATTCAACaactcttcttctatttcaagTTCAATGTTATCGATCATGAACTTCCTCTTAACTTTCTGTAAAGAGGGGAACTAGTTGCCACGTGTTGAATTTCATTATCGTCTATCATACTTCTCGATTTACGAATAGAATATGGGCGCGTACGTTCAAGTCCGGTTTTCATACGAGAGATCCACTGTTTACTGTTAACTAGAAACttagagggagggagaaagcgTCTTGTGTATAAAAACGAACGATCAACCTCCGGCAACTTGCAGTATCCCTTACGTTCTACGTACAAACGTTCagttgttatttctttttttttttataattaaaaaaaaaataaataaataaatagaacgaacgaacgaacgaacgaacgaaaaaataaaagaaaagaaaaatcgaaaaatgtaTTGTTTGTCATGTGTAAgtaatgagagaagaaaaaaaaaaatgaaagaggaaacacgagagaaatattattgacAAACTTAATATCGTTTACTAGTATACTACGTGAGATTTGCTAGAGCAGTGAATTGTCCTATCGAAATTCTTGATAAATCGAAAGTATCGTGGACTTTAATAACTAAACATAGTATAGTAGTACAATCTCTTTCTTAACGATACACTCGGTATCATACGTTCAATAATATCGAGGTCAAACATTTTGTTATAGAACCATAggaaacataattttttatctttgtttacTTCCGACAAAATACGCGAAAgtccttttaaaaaaatctttcttaaTTTGAATCAagctatccttctttttttttcttttttcgtcgttcttgactaaaaacaaatttttttgttttcttttcttttttttcagctCGTCATTATATGTTTGTTCACGAGGATTTGTTACACGGCCGGTGAATCTGGAGGATGGCAAGGGTGAGTAAcggaggaaataaaaaataaaaaaataaaacaaaaaaaaaaagaataaaagaaagtaaaaacaaaaagaaaaaaagaaaaaagtaaacaaatctTTTAAATCCGTCATATAATTTACGCgtcataaaatttaatatgatgCATtatgacacacacacacgcgcacacacacacacatacacacacacacacacaggatATCAACGAATTATGGTTTGAGTTACGGCGGACACGATGACATATCTCTTCACAATTCTTATGGAAATATTCATCAAGACATAAGCTCTTACGGTTCTTACGATTCCTACGGAGGTGGAGGCCATAGCTTTAACTCCGGTCTCGATCATGGCCTCTACGAAGGTCATGCTCACCATCATTATGGCGTTCAGACAGTACCGATCAGCGAACACGTAGAGATTACGAAGCCAGTGCCAGTGCCGGTTGTAAAAAATGTTGGTAAGTTCTTGTTCATTTACTTTCCTCTCGGACTTTTGCTTTCTCATATCTTAATCAAATTACAATGCGTCTatgtaaattcttttatcaaaaaaaaaaaaaaaaaaaaaaagaaataaaaaaagaaaaataaaaatattcaaggtACAATCTCTTTTATCCGCATCTTTCGTTAccataaatttctataatcAAACCATTCAAAATTACTTTTCATtagattcttttattttttcattttttttttctttttttcattttcattttcattttcattttcatttttattttcatcaacAGGGGTACCAGTTGCCCAACCAGTTGCCATACCAGTTCCACGTCCGGTGGCAATTGGAATACCTCAACCATATCCGGTACATATACCGATAGCCAAACCAGTGGCCATACCTGTGGTAAAAACTGTCGCTATACCTGTTGAGAAAAAGGTTCCGTATCCGGTGGAAAAAGTGATACCTGTGCCAGTCGAAAAAGCTGTACCAATTACCATTGAAAAGCATGTACCTGTACCAGTTGAAAAACCATATCCGATTCATATACCAGTTTACAAACACGTTTTCCATAAAGTCAAGAGTCACGGTCATGGTTGGAGCCATTAGAAAACAAGAGACAAACAGAAAGTGACATAAGCATTTtaagattacaaaaaaataaaaaagaaaagaaaaggaaagaagaaaaaaaagtcgatttGGCATATAATTGTTTGAGTTTTTTTGAGGGGCTCgccatagaaaaaaaaaaaaaagaaaagaaaataagagaaaaagaagaagaagaagataga
Protein-coding regions in this window:
- the LOC124956699 gene encoding tol-Pal system protein TolA-like, which encodes MKAISTIVIVFTLAIATESMLNTKKQKRGVALFGPPGYDVFGVVPAYGTTSWAPTGFGNVPWNTPSSPDIALAQVQAQATHNVALQTLKDPSPGTPSIAYPPEVMKAIQQAKEANHNVFMAQQRVAEAKEVAVVQQKIALGKEAAAREAALRSQEISSHAQEEARASAKQLVAAQQRLATLKDAVAAAQRVAAAREAAAAAAIQRNAADTAAELRKQDVDKQISQSEQEAKEKDIVAAKENAVANAVEHAAFEKPVHHPWG
- the LOC124956831 gene encoding protein SEY1-like, giving the protein MYCLSCLVIICLFTRICYTAGESGGWQGISTNYGLSYGGHDDISLHNSYGNIHQDISSYGSYDSYGGGGHSFNSGLDHGLYEGHAHHHYGVQTVPISEHVEITKPVPVPVVKNVGVPVAQPVAIPVPRPVAIGIPQPYPVHIPIAKPVAIPVVKTVAIPVEKKVPYPVEKVIPVPVEKAVPITIEKHVPVPVEKPYPIHIPVYKHVFHKVKSHGHGWSH